DNA from Exiguobacterium acetylicum:
TTCTTTTTATACAGATTGTGGTGCATTTCTAGACTACCGTCGCTCAATCTATAAAAACTTAATTTACTTATTCCTAGTTCTTTAGTGAGCTTCTTTCCTTCCTTATCTGGATCTCTCTTGCTAACAATCCACTTCAATTTTATTGTGTGATACATAAAAGAGAAGAACAGTACTAATCCTATGAGTAGGAAAATAATAAGGAAAGTAATAATGGTTAAGTTAAGATTTAAATTTGCTAAAAAAGTAAGTATTCCAAGTACAAATACAGCTATAAAAAACTTGTAAAGCGATTTAAAATACTTCCGTTCTTGTTCCCTGACGTGTTCTGTTGTATAAACTTTTTTCATTGTAGATATCCTCCTGCTACTAGTGTTAAGATCGCTCCTAAACACATGTTAACAGCACCTGGCCAGTTTTCGAAAATAACCTCTTTTCCTATTGGTGCACCAGGAGTAAGGACTAAAATCAATTGTTCTCTCTGTTGTTTCAGAGCCTTAAGAAATCCCTTTTTCCTGACCCATGAAAGCCATCCGATGGACAGCTGCAGCACATACGTGACGACACAAAACACTAGAGTCTGATGAATCAAGTTATCATTCGTAAACGATGTAATCCATACGCTCATCACTACAAACATTTTTGTATCACCTGGGCTAGAGGTTCTCATTTTCTCGATGATCAATCCAAAGATTAAAGAAATAAGCATGATGGGAAGAACAATTAACGTATTTGGATGAACATGATCAAAGTAGCAGAGTCCTATAACAAGAAATACTACGTGCTGAATATTAGAGGTCTTACGAAATCTAATATCCGTATACAAGTTATAAATCGTATAGTAGCTAAAAATTAAACAAGCACACATGAGATAAGTACGTTCGATGGTTAATCCTTCAAGAAACAAATCTACAGACAAACGATCTATAGGAAATGGAATCATCGGAACAATACCTCACTGACTCCCATTTTCCTCGCATGCAAGGTGAAGTCCATATTCGAGATACCAATCAAGTTGAAAATTTCATATCGGTAAGTTCCTTCGATTTCAAAATAAAGTCCCTGGTTATGTTGAACTCGTCCTTTTGTATATGAAATCTTGTACCCTTCCAATCCGTCTTCCTTCATTCGTGTTTTGATTTGTCCTACGATTGAATGTGTAGTTCCTTCGTATTCATAGTCAAAACCACCTTGTCTTTCTGCCAGTTCAACCGCATCATTTGCTAGATTTTGAACTTTTGTTTTTTCATTACTCATAATGATCCCTTCAGGTATCAACAAACTTAAAAGAATGAACATGGTGATCATAATCGCTGTTGTTGCCGTATTCTGCAAATGCATCCTCCCCTAACTTAAATAAGCAAGAGAAGAAGTGCACTCCTTCTCTTGTCTTAACTGCTATTGATCATCAATTATTTAGTCCAAGTACCTGGATCGAACTTATTCGATGTATCCTTCAGCTTGTTTCCATGGTTAGTGAAGGATGTTTGTAGAGCTGTATAGATCAGTCCCACTGCCATGACTGCTGCAAAGATTCCACCTACGATCCACATGCCTGTTTCTGATGAGTTTTGCGAAACCTCAGAAGCTGTCCACTTTGGTGCAATTGTTTTAGCTAGTGCTAGCGTTAGCGTTAATACTGTCAAGATAATCATTAAGTTCATTTGTCTTTCTCCATTCATTTAAGTTTGTATTACATTGATAGCATTGATTGAGTAAATGTCACATAAAGAATAACTAGTGGATACA
Protein-coding regions in this window:
- a CDS encoding DUF4320 family protein, producing the protein MQNTATTAIMITMFILLSLLIPEGIIMSNEKTKVQNLANDAVELAERQGGFDYEYEGTTHSIVGQIKTRMKEDGLEGYKISYTKGRVQHNQGLYFEIEGTYRYEIFNLIGISNMDFTLHARKMGVSEVLFR